From Candidatus Zixiibacteriota bacterium:
CGCTAGAGAATGAGGCGCGATCGGCGACGCGATCATGGCCTTCATGAGCGGATTCAAAATCGGTCCGCCCACCGCCAGAGAGTAAGCGGTCGAACCGGTCGGGCTCGAGACAATCAGACCATCGGCATTGTATGAACAGATGTAATCCCCGTTGGCGGAAAGCGAAAGCGAGATCATGCGCGAGATATTGCCCTTGTCAATCACAAAGTCGTTTAAGGCGTAAAATGACTGCCCGCTCCCTTCAACCTCCGCCTTGAGCACAATCCTCTTTTCAACATTGAATTGCTCATTGTACAGTTTTTCCAGACCATCCTCGAGATCATCGGGAGTCTGCTCGGTTAAAAAGCCTAAACTGCCGATATTGACACCGAATATCGGCACCTCGCTTTTCCCCACCAGCCGGGAGACCGCCAGCATGGTGCCGTCGCCACCCATGGCCATCATAAAATCACAATTTTTGACCAGGTCTTCTTCCGATGAAAAGGGCAGTTCGGACGGCAGGATATCTCTGAGCTTATCCGACAGACAAAAATCTTTGGAATTGTCCCGACACCAGCTGACCACACGTTCAACTACACTGCGGGCGTTGGGACGATTGATATTTGCGATTATTCCGAGTTTCATAGAATTTTATTGTATCGCGCAACTACCAATGGCGATCATAATATTTTAATTCTAATCCCGCTTTCAATTCTGACGGGATAAAATCAGCTCCGCCAGGTATCGTAACGGTTCGCTGGGATAACTGAGCCGTTCGAGATCCATGACTGCGGATGAAATCAATTCACGCGCGATCCGCCGTGATTCATTCAGGCCGACCACCCGGGGGTATGTCGCCTTGCCGATGAAATCATCCTTGCCGACCGTCTTGCCCAAAAGCTCCTCGTCGCCGATACAGTCGAGAACATCATCTATAATCTGAAACGCCAGGCCGATTTTTTCACCGAAGGAAGTGATTATGTCAAGGTCCTTATCGGGATACTCGGCCAGAAGCGCGCCCACCCGTAACGACACGGCAATCAGGGCACCGGTTTTGTTGCGATGAATATGCTCGACATCTTCGAGGCGGACATCCTTGTTTTCCGCCAGGATATCGCAGACCTGCCCGCCCAGCATACCGCCGGTACCGATCGCATG
This genomic window contains:
- a CDS encoding NAD(+) kinase (catalyzes the phosphorylation of NAD to NADP); the encoded protein is MKLGIIANINRPNARSVVERVVSWCRDNSKDFCLSDKLRDILPSELPFSSEEDLVKNCDFMMAMGGDGTMLAVSRLVGKSEVPIFGVNIGSLGFLTEQTPDDLEDGLEKLYNEQFNVEKRIVLKAEVEGSGQSFYALNDFVIDKGNISRMISLSLSANGDYICSYNADGLIVSSPTGSTAYSLAVGGPILNPLMKAMIASPIAPHSLA